In Opisthocomus hoazin isolate bOpiHoa1 chromosome 3, bOpiHoa1.hap1, whole genome shotgun sequence, a genomic segment contains:
- the LY96 gene encoding lymphocyte antigen 96 encodes MFELIFFILFTPGVSVFLCTSSELEISYTFCDSTDHAFMFNLTPCYIMNRSVWTTYLTWIPRSDITFLKIVFNVWFDGAKALHWKEVLCSGLDDEYSVCGKLKGETIAAAFDIKGARIKFPKGNYSIILQGFSDDSENTMIVCLNVTMIVKQDPF; translated from the exons ATGTTTgaacttatttttttcattttattcaccCCTGGAGTCAGTGTATTTCTTTGTACGTCGTCAGAACTCGAAATATCATATACTTTCTGTG ATTCTACAGATCATGCTTTCATGTTTAATCTGACACCTTGCTACATCATGAACAGATCCGTCTGGACAACTTATCTCACCTGGATTCCAA GAAGTGACATCACCTTTTTGAAGATCGTCTTCAACGTCTGGTTTGATGGTGCCAAAGCGCTACACTGGAAAGAAGTCCTCTGCAGTGGACTCGACGATGAATACTCGGTGTGCGGAAAGCTGAAAGGAG AAACAATTGCAGCAGCATTTGACATTAAAGGTGCAAGAATAAagttcccaaag GGCAATTACTCAATTATTTTACAAGGATTCTCTGATGATTCTGAAAATACTATGATCGTTTGCTTGAATGTCACCATGATAGTAAAACAAGACCCTTTCTAA